The genome window TAAAATAGAAGTAGCGTTATCTGAACATACATTTACTGACTTTTCAAAGAagtcataatatataacatgCTTCAAAACGAACAAGCAATTGTTGATAAAGTTAATTACCTCCCTATACCATGGCCAAAtccaaaatatttatttcgaACAATAGAACTATAAATACGACTTTCTCTTTCccctatttttatattcttttcaCTATTGCAcctattaaaaataatttatttatgaacatatgaaataatttttcctattttttctttttgataatttttcctattttttcttttcctATTTTTGTGTTACAAATTTTGCAAGGATATCTGATACAAAATGCTCATAATGGTTACTTCATTCAGCTCTTCATTTGGTATTATTCCATGATTTAACAaacttcaaaaaaaatagtttaatatatttacttttGTTTATCTAttctaatatataattctctttaaaataatttttattttcctttgTTCAATTTTCTTACTTTTTGATCAAACCATTCTTTTGATTCATTATctgcataaaaaaaaaattaagaaaaaatgaaaagacAAAAGGAAGTTTCATTaccaatatatttaactgTTCTGATTTATAAAACAAGTTTAAGattgaaaaagaaatattttatatgcaaCATTTTTTACCTGACTTGTTAATAAAGaatacttatttttattcccACCATTCCCAAAGGGTTTATCATCAAAGGGCTCATTTCCTTTGCAACTTTGCAACATTATCTTTTAAGAAATTCGAACAAAACTGATAaatctattttattttcaataacaTGGAAAATAaccataaatatattatgcatatataattattaattatatattttttttgcttttcACACTATGGTTATTCCCACAAAATCCTAAACACCTTTCAtatcaaatttttaataaaaaaattcaaaaatattaagaaTGGAAAATTTAAGCAACTTTgttatttaatatacatCTAAATTGCTAGCTATAAAGTTtgcaatttaaaaaaaaaaaaatatatatatacattgatgtagatataaattaaaactATACCATGAATTAAACCCGAttgaaattgaaaaaaatatgtaaatcAGTAAATGTATAATTGTACTTATCTAAAGGGtctatataatatatgaatcattttccatattcatatataaaaccaaataatatatcataaacaacaattaaaaataatacttatatatagatGTTCTTATGAGTATATGTACCACATCGAATCTTCCCTATGTAAGCGTACCATAGtgaaataagaaaaaatgagaaaaaattacaaaaaaatgagaaagtgcttaaattaaaaacaacacccttaaacataaatatatacaattgtATGTCCATGCATACAGGAATCGAACGAAAAGAAACGGattattcaaaattaaaaaaacataaagaTATCATCAATTAtgacaaaaaattaaaaaaatttgtaaaaaattaacacaAACCCTTATAATAGTTATATTCttgaaattgaaaaaataatctaTAGTAAATATACCACTGCTACAATTCTTCTACTATATTAAAAAGCAAATGCCCATTTGCTCCAATTCATTGCCCATACAATtccatgttttttttttcaccatatattatcataaattttttattgaattTCGATCCTTGAAATTAATTGGAAATACTGGAGGTACAGACACATTGTAACTCCACATTTTAGGTGAATTATTTGGTCcattcataaaataagaaaaaagtTCATGTTCTGCTATTAACTTTTGACATGTCGGTTCGggtaaaaattttaatgatttaaatatacaagAAGAATATTGATTTAATTgggatataaaaaaacaagcATTTCGTTCATCATTCCCATCCCCTActgaataaataaaacatataaatgatgtattatataaatatggtGATAACAATTCGTTAATTATTTGATGaaatataacttttttCCAATCTTTTGAATCGACAAATGTGTTAACTAATGTATCTCGGGCAGATACTATTCTAATATTGTTATGTACAATAAATGACCAAACTAAtggaatataatttttagcTGAATTTATTAACCATTCTAGACTCGCATTTGTTACAATAACTAATTTTCCTTGTGTTAAACATAATCttaatgtatttataaCAACATTacttaatttattaaataattgaCGAATATGTTTTGGAATTACATCAAATAAACCTAGTTTCATTTTTACTGTTATCCAACTTGTTGGTAATATTGTATCATCATAATCAAAAacaattaattttttataaatatattgtttactttttattaatttattttctttcatatttttattttcaatatatttattctcgtttcttaatttataatttattatatcattattcatattatatatttcatttttattacttttattattcaagAAATTCCAATTATTTATGCTGATACGGTTGTCTTCGCTACTTTTATCTACTTTCTTTTCCAAACGGGTTTTATCAATTTTGCTGCTCAAACtcgttttattatttgcaacattttcattattatcgttacgttttctaaaaaattcaatCGTTTTGGTATGGTTgctcattttatttatttttacgaGATTAGTGTAATTATTCACATTATGATAAGATAATAAatcatattcatttttattttgcacTTTATTTAGTTCATCTATATCAGTTTCTTTTCCCTGGATATTATAATTGCTCTTTTTGCCAAAAGGGTaaaaactttttatttttttcatttttttcacttttattttcaccCGATTTGTTCTATATCGTTGTGTAGCTATTTAggttatatgcatatatctACATGtgataaaatgaattaaatatatttcaacaAATTTATACACTAATGAATATATCTTGTAATTTGTctatctttattttctatttttcttgctttattgtatttgaattatttttatttctacacaataaaatgcatatatattacccATAAATTGATTATAAAACAGCAAatactataaaaaatgataaatttgcactttttttttttttttcaaactTTTATGtttgattttataaaaagtctaatatatgttttattcttattatattatatttttttaatttggaAAAAACATATGTCAACcaaacatatttatgaacatactttatttgatttagcaaaaaatatataaaaattgaactaacattgaaaaaaatataattctaAAATGTTTAAGAGGTAAAATGGGGGCAAACAAAAGACAACAgctaaaacaaatattttcatgTAATTAACCAAATTGGAAAATGggaaaattttttaaattattaaagaaaaaataatataaaaaacaaaaaatgaataatatgaaataaaaaatatatgatagtaaaattatcaaatgataaaataacgaaaaagtttaaataaattcatttGGACA of Plasmodium berghei ANKA genome assembly, chromosome: 6 contains these proteins:
- a CDS encoding HAD domain ookinete protein — protein: MKKIKSFYPFGKKSNYNIQGKETDIDELNKVQNKNEYDLLSYHNVNNYTNLVKINKMSNHTKTIEFFRKRNDNNENVANNKTSLSSKIDKTRLEKKVDKSSEDNRISINNWNFLNNKSNKNEIYNMNNDIINYKLRNENKYIENKNMKENKLIKSKQYIYKKLIVFDYDDTILPTSWITVKMKLGLFDVIPKHIRQLFNKLSNVVINTLRLCLTQGKLVIVTNASLEWLINSAKNYIPLVWSFIVHNNIRIVSARDTLVNTFVDSKDWKKVIFHQIINELLSPYLYNTSFICFIYSVGDGNDERNACFFISQLNQYSSCIFKSLKFLPEPTCQKLIAEHELFSYFMNGPNNSPKMWSYNVSVPPVFPINFKDRNSIKNL